One part of the Microbulbifer sp. THAF38 genome encodes these proteins:
- a CDS encoding YifB family Mg chelatase-like AAA ATPase: MSLSVTYTRAQLGVNAPLVTVETHLANGLPAFHIVGLPEAAVRESRDRVRSALINSHFEFPQRRITVNLAPADLPKEGGRYDLAIAIGILAASGQVPIEPLESYEFIGELALTGGIRQVSGALPAAIASAAAERLLIVPNENSSEAALAGSEIASANSLLGVCAELHGREKLPRGEVRTEQVITQAADLADVRGQLKARRALEVAAAGGHNLLFYGPPGTGKTMLASRLPGILPPLTSRESLEVAAVYSSAGLPHQSHRPFRAPHHSASPTALVGGGSTPRPGEISLAHRGVLFLDEMPEFPRHALEILREPLENGEVRISRARAQVTFPAHFQLVAAMNPCPCGYLGEPRCRCTPDQIDRYRNKLSGPLLDRIDMQVEVGTMSAVQLQDSPPGESSERVRERVCNARQQQLQRQGTINSLLKGAPLENHCALGDTEKLLLRQSVEKLGLSARSYHRVLKVARTLADLAKQERIGTAQIAEALAYRNLDRRQASVQTH, from the coding sequence GTGAGCCTGTCAGTTACCTACACCCGGGCACAGTTGGGTGTTAACGCCCCACTGGTCACCGTTGAGACCCACTTGGCCAACGGGCTCCCCGCCTTCCATATCGTCGGCCTGCCCGAAGCCGCCGTACGCGAAAGCCGTGACCGGGTGCGCAGTGCCCTGATCAACAGTCATTTTGAATTCCCTCAGCGGCGTATCACCGTTAATCTGGCCCCCGCCGATCTACCCAAAGAGGGCGGGCGCTACGACCTCGCTATCGCTATCGGCATACTCGCTGCCTCTGGCCAAGTTCCCATTGAGCCTCTGGAAAGCTACGAATTTATTGGAGAGCTCGCCCTTACCGGCGGAATACGCCAAGTCAGCGGCGCACTCCCAGCAGCTATCGCCAGTGCCGCCGCCGAGCGTCTATTGATAGTACCCAACGAAAATAGTAGCGAAGCTGCCCTGGCCGGTAGCGAAATCGCTAGCGCAAACTCACTACTTGGGGTGTGTGCAGAACTGCACGGCAGGGAGAAACTACCACGCGGGGAAGTGCGAACGGAGCAAGTGATTACTCAGGCTGCGGACCTCGCCGATGTTCGCGGCCAGCTCAAAGCGAGGCGCGCATTGGAAGTCGCTGCAGCAGGAGGCCACAACCTACTGTTCTACGGACCACCGGGTACAGGCAAAACCATGCTGGCCAGCCGCCTGCCAGGCATATTGCCGCCACTGACCAGCCGTGAATCTTTAGAAGTCGCCGCCGTATACTCCAGCGCCGGCTTACCCCACCAAAGTCACAGGCCATTCCGCGCACCGCACCACAGCGCCTCCCCGACTGCCCTGGTCGGCGGCGGCAGCACCCCACGCCCAGGAGAAATTTCCCTGGCTCACCGCGGCGTCTTATTTCTAGATGAAATGCCAGAGTTTCCCCGCCATGCTTTGGAGATACTGCGCGAACCACTGGAGAATGGCGAGGTGCGTATTTCCCGCGCCAGAGCGCAAGTCACCTTCCCCGCCCACTTCCAGCTGGTGGCTGCCATGAACCCCTGCCCCTGTGGTTATCTGGGGGAACCGCGCTGCCGCTGCACCCCGGACCAGATAGACCGCTACCGCAACAAACTGTCAGGTCCACTATTGGATCGCATTGATATGCAGGTGGAAGTGGGGACAATGAGCGCGGTGCAACTGCAGGATTCTCCTCCCGGAGAGTCATCTGAAAGAGTGCGGGAGCGAGTCTGTAACGCCCGCCAACAGCAGTTGCAGCGGCAAGGGACGATCAACAGTCTGTTAAAAGGGGCACCGCTGGAAAACCATTGCGCACTGGGAGATACCGAAAAACTGCTACTGCGACAGTCAGTAGAAAAACTTGGGCTTTCCGCACGCAGTTACCATCGAGTGCTTAAAGTCGCGCGTACTCTGGCGGACCTCGCTAAACAGGAAAGAATTGGTACGGCACAAATTGCCGAAGCGTTGGCTTACCGGAATCTAGACAGGCGCCAGGCAAGTGTTCAAACACATTAA
- a CDS encoding accessory factor UbiK family protein: protein MAADKLQQLLKELQQQGTVVTNDLRSALEVSLDKLPLVSQREFDTQVEILRRTREKLARLEDKVEILEQALAQRERKPED from the coding sequence GTGGCTGCGGACAAACTGCAACAACTCTTAAAAGAACTGCAACAGCAGGGCACAGTAGTCACTAATGACCTGCGCAGTGCCCTGGAGGTTTCACTGGATAAATTGCCGCTGGTCTCCCAGCGCGAGTTCGATACCCAAGTGGAGATACTGAGACGCACCAGGGAAAAACTGGCCCGCCTGGAAGATAAGGTGGAAATACTGGAGCAGGCCCTCGCACAGAGAGAGCGCAAACCCGAGGACTAG
- a CDS encoding TorF family putative porin: protein MEVKKHKIATIFAGALLALGTANLSNAEENTSSSGSQEEGISFSANLGMVSDYRFRGISQKDRNPAIQGGLDLDFGNGFYVGTWASQVDFDYEVDETDYEQDFYGGFSADINDSISYDVGYIYYAYHGSDQDEDYWEVYSNLSIKDLTLGFAYSPDYWAQSDEFYYTFAEYSFSLPAELSLDLHVGYNIFKEDEFLYEEDNYIDYSATLSRDFGGLNLSAAYVGTNLSKKECFDYDWCEPSLVVGATYTW from the coding sequence GTGGAAGTTAAAAAGCATAAAATTGCCACTATTTTCGCTGGCGCTTTACTGGCGTTGGGCACTGCCAATCTATCGAATGCTGAAGAAAATACCTCTTCCAGTGGCTCTCAGGAAGAGGGCATCAGTTTTAGCGCCAACCTGGGTATGGTTTCAGATTATCGTTTCCGGGGTATCTCACAAAAGGATAGAAATCCCGCAATTCAGGGTGGTCTAGATCTGGATTTTGGCAACGGTTTCTATGTCGGCACCTGGGCCTCACAGGTGGACTTTGATTATGAAGTTGATGAGACCGATTACGAGCAGGATTTTTACGGCGGTTTCTCCGCGGATATCAATGACTCTATTAGTTACGACGTTGGCTATATCTATTACGCCTATCACGGCAGTGACCAAGATGAAGATTACTGGGAAGTTTATAGCAACCTCAGCATTAAAGATCTGACCCTAGGATTTGCGTACTCACCCGATTATTGGGCGCAGAGCGATGAATTTTATTACACCTTTGCGGAATACAGTTTCTCACTGCCTGCAGAGCTGAGTCTGGATTTACATGTTGGTTACAATATTTTCAAGGAGGATGAGTTTCTTTATGAGGAAGATAACTATATCGATTACTCCGCAACGCTCAGTAGAGATTTCGGTGGGTTGAACTTGAGTGCTGCATATGTTGGAACTAATTTGAGCAAAAAAGAGTGCTTTGATTATGACTGGTGTGAGCCCTCGCTGGTAGTTGGTGCTACCTACACTTGGTAA
- a CDS encoding P-II family nitrogen regulator: MKLITAIIKPFKLDAVRDALREVGVNGVTVTEVKGFGRQKGHTELYRGAEYVVDFLPKTMLQIAVEDSQLDKVLETLGTSAHSGKIGDGKIFVANLEQVVRIRTGETGRDAI, translated from the coding sequence ATGAAATTAATTACCGCAATTATCAAACCTTTTAAGTTGGATGCCGTGCGCGATGCCCTCAGAGAAGTGGGTGTGAATGGCGTTACCGTTACAGAAGTGAAAGGTTTTGGCCGGCAAAAAGGCCATACCGAATTGTATCGGGGTGCTGAATATGTAGTGGATTTTTTGCCGAAAACTATGCTGCAAATCGCCGTAGAGGATTCCCAGTTAGACAAGGTGTTGGAAACGCTGGGCACCAGTGCACACAGCGGAAAAATTGGCGATGGAAAAATATTTGTTGCCAACCTGGAGCAGGTAGTGCGGATAAGAACCGGTGAAACCGGCAGGGATGCCATCTGA
- a CDS encoding ammonium transporter gives MENQIFQLQYAIDTFYFLVMGALVMWMAAGFAMLEAGLVRSKNTTEILTKNVALFAIACIMYLLTGYAIMYDGSWMLSGIEAFSLNTVLADSSSNGFEGDSVYSVASDFFFQVVFVATAMSIVSGAVAERMKLWSFLAFAVVLTGFIYPLEGSWTWGSQKVFGLYSLGDLGFSDFAGSGIVHMAGAAAALAGVLLLGARKGKYGPNGQVYAIPGANLPLATLGTFILWMGWFGFNGGSVLKLGDAASAHSVAMVFVNTNTAAAGGAIAALITARLLFGKADLTMLLNGALAGLVAITAEPSTPTALQATVFGMFAGILVVFSIITLDKLKIDDPVGAISVHGVVGLLGLLLVPLTNEESTLVGQLVGALTIFIWVFVSSLAVWYLLKLVTGIRVSEDEEMEGVDLAECGMEAYPEFMSK, from the coding sequence ATGGAAAACCAGATATTTCAATTGCAGTATGCAATTGATACTTTTTATTTCCTCGTAATGGGTGCACTGGTCATGTGGATGGCCGCGGGTTTCGCGATGCTGGAAGCCGGCCTGGTGCGCTCTAAAAACACCACAGAAATCCTCACCAAGAATGTCGCGTTGTTTGCGATAGCGTGCATCATGTATCTGCTTACCGGATACGCCATTATGTACGATGGCAGCTGGATGCTTTCTGGTATAGAGGCATTTAGCCTCAATACGGTACTGGCAGATTCCTCCAGTAATGGATTTGAGGGCGATTCCGTTTATTCGGTTGCTTCTGACTTTTTCTTCCAGGTCGTGTTTGTTGCCACCGCCATGTCCATCGTGTCCGGTGCCGTGGCCGAGCGTATGAAGCTGTGGAGCTTCCTCGCTTTTGCGGTGGTATTGACCGGCTTTATCTACCCGCTGGAAGGCTCCTGGACTTGGGGTAGCCAAAAAGTTTTTGGTCTCTATAGCCTGGGTGATCTCGGTTTCTCTGACTTTGCCGGCTCCGGTATCGTACATATGGCCGGTGCGGCTGCCGCCTTGGCGGGTGTGCTATTACTGGGCGCGCGCAAAGGCAAATACGGCCCCAACGGCCAGGTCTACGCGATTCCCGGTGCCAATCTGCCGCTGGCGACCCTCGGTACCTTTATCCTGTGGATGGGCTGGTTCGGTTTTAATGGTGGTTCCGTATTAAAGCTGGGCGATGCAGCCAGTGCGCACTCAGTCGCCATGGTATTTGTGAATACCAATACTGCCGCTGCCGGTGGCGCTATCGCCGCGCTGATTACCGCTCGTTTACTCTTCGGCAAGGCCGATCTCACGATGCTGCTCAATGGTGCCCTGGCGGGCTTGGTGGCAATCACTGCGGAGCCGTCCACGCCGACCGCGCTGCAGGCGACTGTGTTCGGTATGTTTGCCGGTATCCTGGTGGTCTTCTCCATCATCACCCTGGATAAACTCAAAATCGATGACCCGGTCGGCGCTATTTCCGTTCACGGTGTTGTCGGTCTGCTTGGTCTGCTGCTGGTGCCCCTCACCAATGAGGAATCCACCCTTGTGGGCCAGCTGGTTGGAGCGCTAACCATCTTTATCTGGGTTTTTGTAAGCTCCCTGGCGGTTTGGTATCTGCTCAAGCTGGTAACCGGTATCCGCGTCAGTGAAGACGAAGAGATGGAGGGTGTTGACTTGGCCGAGTGTGGAATGGAAGCTTACCCGGAATTTATGAGCAAATAG
- a CDS encoding P-II family nitrogen regulator: protein MKLITAVVKPFKLDDVRTALSEVGVQGMTVTEVKGFGRQKGHTELYRGAEYVVDFLPKVKLELAVDDSMVDAAVEAITKAAQTGKIGDGKIFITALEEVIRIRTGETGSEAV, encoded by the coding sequence ATGAAATTAATAACGGCCGTAGTGAAGCCCTTCAAACTGGACGATGTGCGCACTGCCCTTTCCGAAGTCGGCGTCCAGGGAATGACGGTGACGGAAGTGAAAGGCTTTGGTCGCCAGAAGGGGCATACCGAACTCTATCGCGGTGCAGAGTATGTGGTGGACTTTCTGCCTAAGGTCAAATTGGAGCTGGCCGTCGATGACAGCATGGTCGATGCGGCTGTTGAGGCCATCACCAAGGCGGCACAGACCGGAAAAATCGGCGACGGCAAAATCTTTATTACCGCATTGGAAGAAGTGATACGTATCCGTACCGGCGAAACCGGTAGCGAAGCGGTATAA
- a CDS encoding DUF484 family protein, translating into MMEHKDANQTSDEIVAGNHRETQRDDKLLARQVARYLMQNPEFFVERMDLLETIKLPRENGKTVSLMTHHTNLLRERNIEMRQRLDQLLHNARDNDQLFFNSRRLILALLEAQTIGEATEALYSSFSNDFAVEFTSLTLFGPLAIPTDRLGEVRTSTLSSAETAIGAILRNGRPICGILRPGEKEYLFGENWQEVASAAVIPLGNQLGMLAVGSTDPQYYRSSLGTLFLSYIGEVLERLLPRLLNP; encoded by the coding sequence ATGATGGAACACAAAGACGCCAATCAAACTTCTGATGAGATTGTCGCCGGCAACCACAGGGAAACCCAGCGCGATGACAAGTTGCTCGCGCGCCAGGTAGCTCGCTACCTAATGCAAAATCCTGAGTTTTTTGTCGAGCGCATGGATCTGCTCGAGACCATCAAACTACCGCGAGAAAACGGCAAGACCGTGTCGCTGATGACACATCACACCAACCTGCTGCGCGAACGCAATATCGAGATGCGCCAGCGCCTCGACCAGTTGCTACACAATGCCCGCGACAACGACCAGCTGTTTTTCAACAGCCGCCGACTCATCCTCGCCCTGTTGGAAGCACAGACCATCGGTGAGGCCACTGAGGCTCTCTACAGCAGTTTTTCCAACGACTTCGCTGTGGAATTCACCAGCCTGACCCTGTTTGGGCCACTCGCAATTCCAACCGACAGGCTCGGGGAAGTACGCACCAGCACGCTATCCAGCGCGGAAACAGCCATTGGCGCAATATTGCGCAATGGCCGGCCAATCTGCGGAATTTTGCGCCCCGGTGAGAAAGAGTATCTATTTGGTGAAAACTGGCAGGAGGTTGCCTCTGCCGCAGTGATCCCACTGGGTAACCAGCTGGGCATGCTGGCAGTTGGATCAACCGATCCACAATACTATCGCTCCAGCCTCGGCACCCTGTTTCTCTCTTACATTGGCGAAGTGCTGGAGCGCCTGTTGCCCAGGCTGCTGAACCCATGA
- the dapF gene encoding diaminopimelate epimerase, which produces MRVKFSKMHGLGNDFVMLDGISQRLKLSPDKIRRIANRRLGIGCDQVLLAEPPRGPDADFRYRIFNADGSEVENCGNGARCFARFVRERRLTGKKRLTVETAGGMLHLRVLDNDQVSVDMGAPVLEPEKIPFNADRRADSYPLEAHDETYTIGAISMGNPHAVLLVDDIHSAPVESLGPSIEAHPRFPQKVNVGFLQIDSRTQAQLRVFERGVGETRACGTGACAAMVYARLRNLVDDQVEVRLPGGPLTIHWSGPGQPVTMTGPATTVFHGQIII; this is translated from the coding sequence ATGCGCGTTAAATTCAGCAAGATGCACGGACTCGGCAATGACTTTGTGATGCTCGATGGCATCAGCCAGAGACTCAAGTTGTCCCCGGATAAAATTCGCCGAATCGCCAATCGGCGTCTAGGCATCGGCTGCGATCAGGTACTACTGGCAGAGCCGCCACGGGGGCCTGACGCGGACTTTCGCTATCGGATCTTCAATGCCGATGGTAGCGAGGTGGAGAACTGCGGCAATGGTGCGCGCTGCTTCGCCCGCTTCGTGCGCGAGCGCCGCCTGACAGGGAAAAAGCGGCTCACGGTCGAGACCGCTGGGGGAATGCTGCACCTGCGTGTACTCGATAACGACCAAGTCAGTGTCGATATGGGCGCTCCAGTTTTAGAGCCGGAGAAAATACCTTTCAATGCCGATCGTCGCGCGGATAGCTACCCACTGGAAGCTCATGACGAGACCTACACCATCGGCGCCATCTCCATGGGCAACCCACACGCGGTACTTCTGGTCGACGATATTCACAGCGCTCCGGTAGAGTCCCTCGGCCCCTCAATCGAGGCACATCCCCGCTTCCCCCAGAAAGTCAACGTGGGCTTCCTGCAAATTGACTCCCGCACCCAGGCGCAGCTACGCGTATTTGAGCGCGGCGTAGGCGAGACTCGTGCCTGTGGCACCGGTGCCTGCGCAGCCATGGTGTATGCCCGCCTGCGCAACTTGGTGGATGACCAGGTAGAAGTCCGCCTTCCCGGCGGGCCCCTGACGATCCACTGGAGTGGGCCGGGTCAGCCAGTTACTATGACCGGGCCCGCGACTACGGTTTTCCACGGGCAAATCATTATTTAA
- the lysA gene encoding diaminopimelate decarboxylase: protein MSEFSYRQGSLWAEQVSLEEVAERFGTPTYVYSRAHFERQYQAYAEALGGHPGLICYAVKANSNLGILSLLAQLGAGFDIVSGGELERVLLAGGAPSRIVFSGVGKTAEEMRRGLEVGVHCFNIESEAEMRRLEQVAAECEAVAPISLRVNPDVDAQTHPYISTGLKENKFGIAINSVLDVYLYAARSPHLRVTGVDCHIGSQLTEVAPFLDALDRLLALVDTLASEGIQLEHLDLGGGLGVRYRGEEPPVVADYLQAVLERIGERQLGLILEPGRSIAANGGVLLTRVEYLKHTEGHNFAIVDAAMNDNLRPALYQAWQDIVPVTPGDGEDTLWDIVGPVCETGDFLGKNRALALREGQLLAMLSAGAYGFTMSSNYNSRPRAAEVLVDGENSYLVRTRETFDDLVRGETPVPEKV, encoded by the coding sequence ATGAGTGAGTTCAGTTATCGCCAAGGCAGCCTGTGGGCGGAACAGGTATCACTGGAAGAGGTCGCCGAGCGTTTCGGAACCCCCACCTATGTCTATAGCCGCGCCCACTTCGAGCGCCAATATCAAGCCTATGCCGAGGCACTGGGCGGCCATCCGGGCCTGATCTGCTATGCGGTGAAGGCCAACAGCAATCTCGGTATCCTGTCTCTTTTGGCCCAGCTCGGCGCTGGTTTTGATATCGTCTCGGGGGGAGAACTTGAGAGGGTATTGCTGGCAGGAGGAGCCCCCTCGCGAATTGTATTTTCCGGTGTGGGCAAAACTGCAGAGGAGATGCGCCGCGGTTTGGAAGTGGGGGTGCACTGCTTCAATATCGAGTCGGAAGCCGAAATGCGCCGTCTTGAGCAGGTGGCAGCGGAATGCGAGGCTGTCGCCCCAATCTCGCTGCGGGTCAACCCGGACGTGGATGCGCAAACCCATCCCTATATTTCCACCGGCCTCAAGGAAAACAAATTCGGCATCGCGATCAATAGTGTCCTGGATGTGTATTTATACGCAGCGCGCTCGCCGCACCTGAGAGTGACCGGAGTAGATTGCCATATCGGCTCCCAGCTTACCGAAGTGGCACCCTTTCTCGATGCCCTCGACCGCCTGTTGGCACTGGTGGACACCCTCGCCTCTGAGGGAATCCAACTGGAACACCTGGACCTGGGTGGCGGCCTCGGGGTCCGTTACCGGGGTGAAGAACCCCCAGTGGTTGCAGACTATCTGCAAGCAGTTCTGGAGCGAATCGGCGAACGCCAGCTGGGACTGATACTGGAACCGGGTCGTTCGATTGCTGCCAACGGCGGCGTTTTATTAACCCGGGTTGAGTACTTGAAGCACACTGAAGGACACAACTTCGCTATTGTCGATGCGGCCATGAACGACAACCTGCGCCCCGCCCTTTACCAGGCCTGGCAGGACATAGTGCCAGTCACACCGGGCGACGGTGAGGACACGCTCTGGGATATCGTGGGTCCCGTTTGCGAAACCGGGGATTTTCTCGGCAAAAATCGCGCTCTGGCCCTTCGCGAAGGGCAGCTGCTGGCCATGTTGTCTGCAGGCGCCTACGGCTTCACCATGAGTTCCAACTACAATAGCCGCCCACGCGCAGCGGAAGTACTGGTGGATGGGGAGAATAGCTACCTGGTGCGCACGCGGGAAACCTTTGACGACCTGGTTCGGGGTGAGACCCCCGTGCCTGAAAAGGTGTGA
- a CDS encoding lipoprotein has product MPKKMLLPLYALLSASALLSGCGQKGPLYLPQAPAEPAPAITTGPPTTVPTSSTAVEPDEPVLAPAGEVVVPEGYSEPDDYSQPEDYPEPEDYPEEGYPEEQAPQK; this is encoded by the coding sequence ATGCCGAAAAAAATGCTCCTCCCCCTTTACGCCCTGCTGAGTGCGTCTGCACTCCTCAGCGGCTGCGGCCAGAAGGGACCGCTGTACCTGCCCCAGGCGCCGGCCGAACCCGCGCCAGCTATCACCACTGGCCCACCCACGACGGTGCCTACCAGCAGCACTGCGGTGGAGCCGGATGAGCCTGTACTTGCCCCTGCAGGGGAAGTTGTTGTGCCGGAGGGATATTCCGAACCGGACGACTATTCGCAACCTGAAGATTACCCTGAGCCGGAAGACTACCCGGAAGAGGGCTACCCAGAGGAGCAAGCACCGCAGAAATGA
- the cyaY gene encoding iron donor protein CyaY gives MSQTEYEAAIEHTLMAIEDALDNCDWDIDYERSGAVLTLTLEDNGSQVILSRQSANQELWVAAKSGGYHLAFTAPGWKCSTTEENLPTLLNRVLTEQQGEPVDLGLS, from the coding sequence ATGAGCCAGACGGAATATGAAGCGGCCATTGAGCACACACTGATGGCGATTGAGGATGCCCTGGACAATTGCGACTGGGATATCGATTACGAGCGCAGCGGTGCGGTGCTCACCCTGACATTGGAGGATAACGGCAGCCAGGTAATTCTCTCCCGGCAGTCTGCCAATCAGGAGCTCTGGGTCGCCGCCAAGTCGGGCGGTTACCACCTGGCTTTTACCGCGCCCGGCTGGAAGTGCAGCACCACTGAGGAAAATCTGCCTACCCTGCTCAATCGCGTGTTGACAGAGCAGCAGGGGGAGCCGGTCGATCTGGGATTATCATAG